In Flavobacterium sp. N1736, the following are encoded in one genomic region:
- the galK gene encoding galactokinase, with the protein MNDILIQNTTAFFEQSFGSVPQKVVLSPGRINIIGEHVDYNDGYVLPAAIDKIICFAFEKSNSSKSKIIAIDLKEEFEIDLTQEVTLSDVVWTNYIRGVIKQLQDNGFSFEGFNCVFSSNIPVGSGLSSSAALECGMLFGIAALFNLTINKVDIALMGQKAEHWVGINCGIMDQFSSVHGLENKVIKLDCNTLEFEYHDANFKDYSLVLFDSNVKHSLFTSEYNTRRMECEEGLSIIKNHFPEVKSFRDCTEEQILSIRDKMNETVFKRVHFVVKEIGRVTKACEALDNGNIELLGQLLFETHYGLSQEYAVSCEELDMLVDTAKADDNVIGSRLMGGGFGGCTINLIKKGHENEVKNKFANLYLDIFGIELKFYDVKIANGTTLL; encoded by the coding sequence ATGAATGACATTTTAATACAAAACACAACCGCATTTTTTGAGCAATCTTTTGGATCTGTTCCTCAAAAAGTGGTGCTTTCTCCCGGCCGAATTAATATTATTGGAGAACACGTAGATTATAACGACGGTTATGTTTTGCCTGCTGCGATCGACAAAATAATTTGTTTCGCATTTGAAAAAAGCAATTCTTCAAAATCAAAAATAATTGCGATCGATTTAAAAGAAGAATTTGAAATTGATTTAACTCAGGAAGTTACATTAAGTGATGTTGTCTGGACGAATTATATTCGCGGTGTTATTAAACAATTGCAGGATAATGGTTTTTCGTTTGAAGGTTTTAATTGTGTTTTTAGCAGTAATATTCCGGTTGGTTCCGGATTATCGTCTTCTGCAGCTTTAGAATGCGGGATGCTTTTTGGTATTGCTGCTCTTTTTAATCTTACGATTAATAAGGTTGATATTGCGTTAATGGGGCAAAAAGCTGAACATTGGGTTGGTATTAATTGTGGTATTATGGATCAGTTTTCGAGTGTTCACGGACTTGAAAATAAGGTTATAAAATTAGATTGCAATACGCTTGAATTTGAATATCACGATGCAAATTTCAAAGATTATTCTTTGGTTTTATTCGACAGTAATGTAAAACATTCGCTTTTTACATCTGAATATAATACAAGAAGAATGGAGTGTGAAGAAGGATTATCGATTATCAAAAATCATTTTCCGGAGGTAAAAAGTTTCAGGGATTGTACGGAAGAACAAATTTTGAGTATTCGTGATAAAATGAATGAAACGGTTTTTAAAAGGGTTCATTTTGTAGTAAAAGAAATTGGTCGTGTAACGAAGGCTTGCGAGGCTTTGGATAATGGAAATATAGAACTTTTAGGACAATTGCTTTTTGAGACCCATTATGGTTTGTCTCAGGAATATGCAGTGAGTTGCGAGGAGCTGGATATGCTTGTAGATACCGCAAAAGCAGATGATAATGTAATTGGTTCGCGATTAATGGGTGGTGGTTTTGGAGGCTGTACCATAAATTTAATTAAAAAAGGTCACGAAAATGAGGTGAAAAATAAGTTTGCAAATCTTTATTTAGATATATTTGGTATCGAACTAAAATTTTACGATGTAAAAATCGCAAACGGAACAACACTACTTTAA